A stretch of DNA from Negativicoccus succinicivorans:
TTTCCGGCGCGCGTCCTTCCGAGTCGGTGATCACCGCGTACCGTCCGTCGGCGAAATCCTGCACCAAAAGCACTTCGTCTTCCGCTTCCGTTTCGACGACCCCGAGTTCCGCGAGTCGCTCTTTTACCTCCGTATCGTTCATAAGCGTTCCTCCTTGTCACTATTGTACACCATTTTAAAAAAATCCCCCGTAACGGGGGATTTCATTTTTTGTAAAATAGCGATGCGCCTTGATCTTGTAAGGTGCGTGACCACGCTAAAACGCATCGGCGCGGACCGCTTCACTGTAATCGCACGTATTGCAAACGCAACGCGTTGAGCACAACGGACACGGAGCTGAGCGCCATCGCGGCGCCCGCGAGGAGCGGTGAAAGGTAACCGAGTGCGGCCAGCGGGATACCGATCATGTTGTAGATAAGCGCCCAGAAAAGATTTTGACGAATATTTTTTAGCGTCGCTTGCGCCAGCGTGACGGAGCGAGCCACATCACGCACGCGACTGCGGAGTAAAACGATATCCGCGGCATCAATCGCGACCGCCGTGCCGGAACCGATCGCGATGCCCAAATCCGCCGTCGCCAACGCCGGCGCGTCATTGATGCCGTCGCCGACCATCGCAACCAATCGGCCTGCGCCTTTGCGCGCGGCGACATGGTCCGCTTTTTCGATTGGTTTTACTTCCGCCGTCACGGTGTCAATCCCGAGACTTTGCGCAATCGCCGTGGCGGTGGGACGATTGTCGCCGCTTAAAAGTTCCGTTTCGATGCCCTGCGCGTGCAAATCGCGAATGGCCTCCGCCGCGTCCTCACGCAACGCATCTGCGACTGCGATCATCCCGAGCACTTCCGCTTCGCGACGCACGGCCAATACCGTACGGCCCTGCGCCTCCCATGCGGCGGCCGTCGGGTCGTCGGACGCGGCGCGACCGATTGTATACGTCGCGCCTTCATATTGACCGCTCATGCCCTTCCCGACGGTTTCCGTCAAATCCGTAAAGTGACGCGCCGGAATTGCGCGCGCTTGCCCCGCGGCCATAATCGCTCCGGCCAAACGGTGACCGGAACCGCTTTCCAAACCTTGCGCCAACGCGAGCAGTTCCGTTTCCGTCGTCGTTCCTTGCGGTGCCAGCGCCACTACTTCCGGTTCCCCTTTGGTGAGTGTACCGGTTTTATCAAAAATAATATGGGTAAGTTTACCGGCCGCTTCCAAATCGGCAGCGCTCTTAAAAAGAATACCCGAACGCGCGCCCACGCCGGAACCGACCATAATGGATGTCGGTGTCGCGAGTCCCAAGGCGCACGGGCAAGCGATGACAAGCACCGCCACGGTACGCAGCAGCGCGGTTTCCAACGTGGCGTCGAAAAAAGCGTAGTAAACGATGCCCGTCAGCGCCGCAATCGAAATCACCGCGGGCACGAACCGAGCGGAAACGGTATCCGCCAGTCGCTGAATGGGCGCTTTGGATTCCTGCGCCGCCGCTACAACGCGAATAATTTGGGAAAGCACCGTATCGGCGCCGACCGCTTGCGCCGTCATCGTAAACGGCGTGGCGCCGTTCACCGTGCCGCCGGTCACCGTATCACCAACCGTTTTTTGTACCGGCATGCTTTCGCCGGTCAACATCGCTTCATTGACCTCCGGCGCGCCTTCGCTGACTTGACCGTCCACCGGAACTTGCTCGCCCGCTTTGACCCAAAGCGTCATACCGACTGTCACGTCATGCGCGTCAATGGTTGTTATTTCTTCCCCGTCTTTGCGATGGGCTCGCGCGGGCGCCGCGGCAAGCAATGTTTCCAGCGCTTGTCCGGTACGGCGTTTCGCGGCCGCCTCCAAGTATTTACCGAGTAAAATAAAGGTAATCAGCCACGCGGACGTTTCAAAATATAAATGCCCGGCGCCGCCAAAAAGTTCATACAGCGAGTAAAGATACGCCGTCGTCGTTCCCAAGACCACAAGCACGTCCATATTGAGCGAACCGCCGCGCAATGCGCCCCACGCGCCGCGATAAAAATAAAGTCCCGGTCCGAATTGCACGACCGTCGCCAAAACGAGCTCCGCGACGCCCGGCAACATCGGCCACCAGCCGGTAAGCGCGCCGACCATGCCGATCATCAGCGGCAAAGCGAAAACGAATGCGATGAGCAAACGCCGTTTGGCCGCTCGCACCTCCGCCCCCGGATCTTCCCAAGCGGCATCGGCGATATGCGCGCCGTAACCGCTTTTTTCAATTTTAGCTATGATATCGGCGGCGGTTACCGTCTGATCATCGTACGCCATACGGGCGCGACCGGTAATCAGATTGACCGCCACTTCCTGCACTCCCGCCATTCGCCCGACGACTTTTTCGATTCGCGCGGAACAGGCCGCGCAATGCATGCCGGTAATGGCAAGTCGTAAAGTTTGTTTCATTCTATACCTTCTTTCCGTCAACTCACGGTTGTCCTTATATCGAATATTTTCTATGTATTTTCAGTATAACACTTTTGTCAAGAGTTGCCTACATGGTAAAATGCAGTTACTCTAATAGCGGAGGTCATATGTATTTTTCCATCAAAGAACCTTTTCATTACGAAACGGTCATCAAAAAATCGCGCTTTATCTGTGATCTGATTCCCGTCAATGATGCGGAGGAAGCCAAAGACGCGTTGGCGACCATTCGCAAACGCTACTACGATGCGACGCATCACTGTTCGGCGCTTCGCCTCGGCACCACCGGCACTTTGCAGGAGCAATCCAATGACGACGGCGAACCGGCCGGCACGGCAGGTCGTCCCATGCTGCATGTGTTGCAACAACGGGACCTGACCAATTTGCTCGCCGTAGTGACTCGCTATTTCGGCGGCATCAAACTCGGCACCGGCGGCCTGACCCGCGCGTACGGGGGAACTCTCGCCGAAAGCGTAAGCGCCGCGCCGATCGTCGCGTACGTCGCCCACCATCGCTATTCTGTCCAAATCCCCTACGATCTTCTGGGCGCGCTGGAAAACGCCTGGAAAGACATGCCTTACATCATTATCGATCGCCAATTTACGGATAACGTCCGCTTCACGATGGATGTACCGGCAACGACGGCCGTAGCCTTTGAACAAAATCTGACGGAACTGACCGCGGCGCGAGCCGTTTGGCAAAAAGATCCCGAACGCCTTTTAATGATTGATTATGATTTAATAAAATAAATCAATTTTTTTATTAATTATTCGTATTTATTTGGTTATCAATAAAACACTTTCATTTTACATCGCTCTCCATTCCTCGTATCCTGTAAATAGAAAATTCCGTTAAGGAAGGGAAAGGAGATGATTTTATGTCGAGATTTTGGCAGCATTACGCGAACCATCGTTTGGCGGCGGCTACCGGTCTGAATACCGAAGTAGCGGAAAGTTCCGTGATGGTAGCACCGCGTTTGGCGCGCAAAGAAGTATTTTCATTGCAAGGCGTGTGGCGCTACCTCGCCAAAAAACGGCTGGCGACCGCGGATGCGCTTTACTACCACAATGCATTCCCGGTCGCGCATTGTTGACATACTCTTTTTTCTCCGCTTAAAACACTCGGGCCTGCCCGCTCGAGTAATCTGCCCATAAAAATAACGGCGTCATGACGCCGTTATTTTTTTATATCAAATCTCAGACCGACTCGCGGACCGAAGTACTAACCGCATTGGCAAGCGCAGAAGCGGCGGTTTCTTCCGCCTTTTTTTCCGCCGCCAAGACGCTTGCGTAGTAATGTAAAAACACTTGTGCGGTGTGCGAAAGCGGTCGATTGCGCGGTCGTACGATCGCTTTTTTCAACATAATACCGCTCAAACGTCGGGAGTCCAGCCCCGGCCAAAATTCTTCCTCCGCCTCCGCCGGAATGAGCGCCGCTATATTTTCTGTGCGCGCCCAAGCCAGCGCTGATGCCTTTGTCGTACAGACGGCCACCAATTGAAAAAGCGTCTGTACGTCGCCGATTTCCTGTCGCAAAATGGCGGCCGCGCTGCCTGACGCGGCAATCGCCATGCCGCGTAAATCGGCAAAGCTCGCCCCCTGCTTCGGCACCTGACGCAATAAATCTTTTGCGCCGACAACGGTCAATGATTCGGCGCTGGTAAATAAAAATTCAAACTGCTCCGGCTGCGCAAACATCGTGTGGCATACGCCGAGATCCGTCTCGCCGGCGAGAAGATCTTCTTGCTGTACACTTGTAATGCCTTCTTTCAGTTCAAAGCGCACATGAGGATACTCCTTGTGAAACCCCGCCAGCACCCGTTGGATAAAGCGCGGAGACCGTCCCGGCGAAATGCTGAAACGTAACGTGCCGCGCACTTCCTGCGTGGCGGTTGCCATTTCATCGTCCGCCAAGTCCTCCAAAGCACAAATCTCTTTTGCACGCTGATAGAAGATTTCCCCGGCTTCCGTCAGGTGCAAGCGGCGGCGGCCGCGCGCGACAACGACCAGTTTTGTTTCGAACCGTTTTTCCAAAAGCTGCAGCTGCTTACTCAACGTCGGTTGCGTAATATGCAGATATTCCGCAGCGTTGGTCATATTGCCCGCGTCCACCATCGCCATAAAATTACGATAATACTCGGTGTCCATGATTTCCTTTCCGCGCTAACTTTTATATTTAGCACTAAAAATATATATTTTTTTGATGGCGATTTTTTTATGTCGGTTTACATTGTATAGTATATATTGTAGCATATAATTGTTTATAGATTATGCATTTTTTAGCACCTTACGATCACGCTGAATTTTCCACACAGTAGTGTTTTACCGCGTACGGGAAAAACCTTTGATCCTTCCTCAAAAAGGATAAGTATGTTATAATGCCATTACATTGAGAATGAAAATCAAAATTCAACCTTTATCCATCATCATTACCAAATGGTTCGCCTACGTATGCGTTGTTCTGATGAAAGGCTTATCGCGGCACCGACTCCTTGCTTTTTATTATGCCGTTTTTTCTGTTGTTTTTTGTATCCGTCGGCCGGATGACCCGGTAGCGACTTCGGCTGCCGGGTATTTTTCTGTCCGTTCCCGCGCGGTACGCGAGGACAGCATTAAATTGATATATTTTTTACTTATATACATATAAATTTTCGGAGGAAAGCATGACACTGGCTGACTTACGCCCGGGCGATATCGCTATCGTCACGGGACTTGCGCAAACGAGCATGAAACGTCGTTTGCAGGATTTGGGGCTGATCGAGGGCACGCGCGTCACCTGCATCGGCATCAGCCCGCTCGGCGACCCCAAAGCATTTGCGGTGCGCGGCACCGTCATCGCGATTCGCGCGACCGACAGCCGCCACATCGCGGTAAGGAGTTGTTGAGATGACTCCCGCCATCGCCCTCGCCGGCAATCCGAATGTCGGCAAAAGCACCGTTTTCAATGCCTTGACCGGATTGCATCAACACACCGGAAATTGGCCCGGTAAAACGGTGGAGACCGCGCACGGCTACTACGAAGATGCCGACGGCCGACTGGAGCTTGTCGATCTGCCCGGCTGCTATTCCCTTTTAGCGCATTCCGAAGAAGAGGAAGTCGCTCGCGATTACATTTGTTTTGAACAACCCGCCTGCGTGATCGCCGTGTGTGACGCGACCGCGTTGGAACGCAATTTAAATCTTGTCTTGCAAATTATGGAGACCACGCCGCAGGTGGTCGTCTGCGTGAATTTACTGGACGAAGCGGCGAAAAAAGAAATTTCTGTCGACTTGGCGCAACTGGCCCGTCGTCTGGGCGTTCCCGTTATCGGTACGGCGGCCCGCTCCAAGAAGGGGCTCGATGATTTGATCGCCACGGTCAAACAGCGTCATGTCGCCTGCCGGCAACCGCAAAAACACGCTTACCCTGAAGCGATGGAAGCGGCAATCGCCAAACTGGAACCAGAACTCGTTCCGTACGTCGGCCACAAAGTGAGCCCGCGCTGGCTCGCCATACGTCTTTTGGAGCGCGCCGCCGGCATGTCACAGGCCATGGAACGATACCTCGGCATCAACTTGTATAAAATTCCCGCCATCGCGCAGGCGCTTACCGCGGCGCAACGGGATTTGGTGCTGGCGGGATATCCCCAAGAGAAACTGCGGGACGCGATCAGCGAAAGTTTCATTCGTCGCGCGGAAGCCGTCAGTCGAGAGGTCGTTACCTTTCACAATCCGCATTACGCGCAACGGGATCGCAAACTCGATCAATACTTCACCGGTCCGTATAGCGGATTCGCCATTATGTTTCTTTTGCTTTTAGGCGTCTTTTGGCTGACGATTACCGGTTCCAACTATCCTTCCGAAATTCTCGCGCGGATTCTTTTCGCCGGTCAGGATTGGTTAGTCGACCGCGCCGTCGCTCTGGGGATATCCGAGGCGATCTACGGTCCGCTTTTATTCGGCGTGTATCGCGTCATGGCCTGGGTCGTTTCGGTCATGTTGCCGCCGATGGCGATCTTTTTCCCGCTGTTCACCCTGCTCGAAGACCTCGGTTATTTGCCGCGTGTCGCGTATAACTTGGACCGTTGCTTTCAATACTGTAAAGCCTGCGGCAAACAGGCTCTCACGATGTGCATGGGCT
This window harbors:
- a CDS encoding heavy metal translocating P-type ATPase, yielding MKQTLRLAITGMHCAACSARIEKVVGRMAGVQEVAVNLITGRARMAYDDQTVTAADIIAKIEKSGYGAHIADAAWEDPGAEVRAAKRRLLIAFVFALPLMIGMVGALTGWWPMLPGVAELVLATVVQFGPGLYFYRGAWGALRGGSLNMDVLVVLGTTTAYLYSLYELFGGAGHLYFETSAWLITFILLGKYLEAAAKRRTGQALETLLAAAPARAHRKDGEEITTIDAHDVTVGMTLWVKAGEQVPVDGQVSEGAPEVNEAMLTGESMPVQKTVGDTVTGGTVNGATPFTMTAQAVGADTVLSQIIRVVAAAQESKAPIQRLADTVSARFVPAVISIAALTGIVYYAFFDATLETALLRTVAVLVIACPCALGLATPTSIMVGSGVGARSGILFKSAADLEAAGKLTHIIFDKTGTLTKGEPEVVALAPQGTTTETELLALAQGLESGSGHRLAGAIMAAGQARAIPARHFTDLTETVGKGMSGQYEGATYTIGRAASDDPTAAAWEAQGRTVLAVRREAEVLGMIAVADALREDAAEAIRDLHAQGIETELLSGDNRPTATAIAQSLGIDTVTAEVKPIEKADHVAARKGAGRLVAMVGDGINDAPALATADLGIAIGSGTAVAIDAADIVLLRSRVRDVARSVTLAQATLKNIRQNLFWALIYNMIGIPLAALGYLSPLLAGAAMALSSVSVVLNALRLQYVRLQ
- a CDS encoding YigZ family protein, whose translation is MYFSIKEPFHYETVIKKSRFICDLIPVNDAEEAKDALATIRKRYYDATHHCSALRLGTTGTLQEQSNDDGEPAGTAGRPMLHVLQQRDLTNLLAVVTRYFGGIKLGTGGLTRAYGGTLAESVSAAPIVAYVAHHRYSVQIPYDLLGALENAWKDMPYIIIDRQFTDNVRFTMDVPATTAVAFEQNLTELTAARAVWQKDPERLLMIDYDLIK
- a CDS encoding LysR family transcriptional regulator; the encoded protein is MDTEYYRNFMAMVDAGNMTNAAEYLHITQPTLSKQLQLLEKRFETKLVVVARGRRRLHLTEAGEIFYQRAKEICALEDLADDEMATATQEVRGTLRFSISPGRSPRFIQRVLAGFHKEYPHVRFELKEGITSVQQEDLLAGETDLGVCHTMFAQPEQFEFLFTSAESLTVVGAKDLLRQVPKQGASFADLRGMAIAASGSAAAILRQEIGDVQTLFQLVAVCTTKASALAWARTENIAALIPAEAEEEFWPGLDSRRLSGIMLKKAIVRPRNRPLSHTAQVFLHYYASVLAAEKKAEETAASALANAVSTSVRESV
- a CDS encoding FeoA family protein, whose translation is MTLADLRPGDIAIVTGLAQTSMKRRLQDLGLIEGTRVTCIGISPLGDPKAFAVRGTVIAIRATDSRHIAVRSC
- the feoB gene encoding ferrous iron transport protein B, translated to MTPAIALAGNPNVGKSTVFNALTGLHQHTGNWPGKTVETAHGYYEDADGRLELVDLPGCYSLLAHSEEEEVARDYICFEQPACVIAVCDATALERNLNLVLQIMETTPQVVVCVNLLDEAAKKEISVDLAQLARRLGVPVIGTAARSKKGLDDLIATVKQRHVACRQPQKHAYPEAMEAAIAKLEPELVPYVGHKVSPRWLAIRLLERAAGMSQAMERYLGINLYKIPAIAQALTAAQRDLVLAGYPQEKLRDAISESFIRRAEAVSREVVTFHNPHYAQRDRKLDQYFTGPYSGFAIMFLLLLGVFWLTITGSNYPSEILARILFAGQDWLVDRAVALGISEAIYGPLLFGVYRVMAWVVSVMLPPMAIFFPLFTLLEDLGYLPRVAYNLDRCFQYCKACGKQALTMCMGFGCNAAGVTGCRIIDSPREQLIAIITNNFVPCNGRFPTIIAMISMFWIGTSGGLLDSLGAAFLLAMVIVIGIIATLVASKLLSMTALKGIPSSFTLELPPFRRPQIGTVIVRSLLDRTLFVLWRAVSVAAPAGLVIWCLANLQYQGVSLVRHMVNALEPLGYLMGLDGTILTAFILGLPANEIIFPCMIMIYLAEGALLDIDNLSTLKTLLLDHGWTWLTALCVILFSLMHWPCGTTLLTIQNETKSWRWTMLAALLPTAMGILTCMAVTAIVRSVGGT